TGTTGCTGTAGATGAAAATGGTAAAAAGCTTCCAGTTCCCAAATGGATTCCTGAAACGGAAGAAGACAAACAAAAAGAACAATACGCCAAGCGTCTGATGGAATTGAGAACGCAGATTGAAGATGAGATGAAGCCGTTTTTATAAGAGCTGAAAGATTTAAGCATAAGAGGTGCGGATTTTAGCCGTGATGATTATTGATTGAAAAAATACACCTCAAAATTAAAACAGAAGTCCCAAATCTACTTTTCATATTATTTTATTGTACAATAAATTAGGATTATCTAATTTAGTATCAACCTATTCCAGCCATAATATGAAAAATATCCTTACCATTGTAGTCATCCTATTGACAGGTTTTACCCAGGCACAGACCCACAGGTTTATTTATGAACTTCAATATAAGATGGATTCTACGGAAATAGGTTATGAAAAGCTGAATATGATTCTGGATATTACACCGAAAGAAGTAAAATTCTATGGGAAAGGTCTCGCCACTACGGATTCTCTGAATAAAAAATTCGGAATGAATTCCAGCTATACTGATATGACAGGTCAAGTAGTGAAAAGAAAGATCAATTCTTTTGATAATGAAAATTATATCAACATTAAAAATGGGTACTATTCATTTAAAACGACAGATAAAATCAATTGGTTGATTGCTGATGAAACTAAAAAGATAGAAAATTACACCTTACAAAAAGCAACCACAAAGTTTGGAGGAAGAAACTGGACCGCGTGGTTTTGTAAAGAGATTCCATTTAATGAGGGCCCTTTTAAACTTCGTGGATTACCTGGTTTGATCTTTGAATTATCAGATGCTAAGAAAAATTTCATTTATACTCTTGTCAAAAGCAAAAAACTTACGGAAAACTACTCTACTGCAGATTTTCTGGAATCCAATTTCGGAAACAAAGCCATCCCTATCAATGAAAAGCAAAAATATAAGCTGATTATGGAATTTTACAATGATCCTTTCGCCTTTGAAAGAAATAATTTCAGCAAATCTAATAATGATCTGAAAATTAACATCAACGGAAAAGAAATTCATAATGTAGATGAGCTGAATACTCAAACCAAGAGTATGCAGGAGGTTATCAGAAAATATAATAACCCTATTGAGATCGATAAGGCGATGCATTATCCTATTTACTAAATATAAATATTACCAATTCTTTTAGATTTCGATTGAATCTTCTGATGAAAGTGATGTGATGTTTTTTAAGTTTTGGCTAAAGCCAAATGGAGTTGTTATTTATTGTAAGGCAGGCTAAAGCCCACCTCTATTGATGTTACCCGCATGGCCAGCTGTTGTTTAACGATATTACTTTTTACTTTTTACTTTTTACTTTTTACTTTTAATCATAATTTATATCTTTGTAACATCAAAAGGAAATGGTGTTCTTCCTTACCCAACCGCTTTACAAAAGCTGATGACGCCTGATTGAGAGATTATTAACAAATAACTAATCAGGATTATTATGTCAAAAAATCAACGAACACTTGGTAAAAAAGCAGCTTTTCATACTCAGTTTTTCTTCAGAAAATTTCCGGCGATCCCTTATATTTTTAAATGGCTGGCTATCAGCCTTATTATTGGATCCTTGGTAGGAAGTGCTTCGGCAGGATTTTTACAATCATTAGAATGGGCTACCCGCTTCAGGGAAAACCATGTATGGCTGATTGCTTTACTTCCTGTTGCTGGTTTTTTAATTGGCCTTTTATATTATTACTGGGGGAAAGAGGTAGAAGCCGGAAATAATCTTCTGATCGACAATATTCATGATCCGAAAGGGATTATTCCGTTCAAAATGGCTCCTTTTGTTTATTTGGGAACTATTGCTACTCACTTTTTTGGAGGTTCAGCAGGTCGTGAGGGAACAGCCCTTCAGATGGCCGGGGCTATTGCAGATCAGCTTACCCAACCATTTAAGCTCGA
This Chryseobacterium sp. G0162 DNA region includes the following protein-coding sequences:
- a CDS encoding GLPGLI family protein, encoding MKNILTIVVILLTGFTQAQTHRFIYELQYKMDSTEIGYEKLNMILDITPKEVKFYGKGLATTDSLNKKFGMNSSYTDMTGQVVKRKINSFDNENYINIKNGYYSFKTTDKINWLIADETKKIENYTLQKATTKFGGRNWTAWFCKEIPFNEGPFKLRGLPGLIFELSDAKKNFIYTLVKSKKLTENYSTADFLESNFGNKAIPINEKQKYKLIMEFYNDPFAFERNNFSKSNNDLKININGKEIHNVDELNTQTKSMQEVIRKYNNPIEIDKAMHYPIY